One region of Brassica napus cultivar Da-Ae chromosome A10, Da-Ae, whole genome shotgun sequence genomic DNA includes:
- the LOC106370672 gene encoding uncharacterized protein LOC106370672 — protein MEWRKWYLDAVLVPCALLTMFCYHIYLWYKVRTEPFSTIVGTNARARRSWVAAIMKDNEKRNILAIQTLRNTIMGATLMATTCILLCSGLAAVLSSTYSIKKPLNDAVYGAHGDFTMAIKYVTILTIFLSAFFTHSLSIRFIGQVNILINAPQEPSSDDFGGIGSFVTPEYVSDLLEKAFLLNTIGNRLFYMGLPLMLWIFGPVLVFLGSSLMVPVLYNLDFVFMLSNKEKGKVDCHERF, from the exons ATGGAGTGGAGGAAATGGTACTTGGATGCAGTTCTTGTTCCATGTGCTCTACTTACGATGTTTTGTTACCATATCTACTTGTGGTATAAGGTTCGAACCGAACCTTTCTCTACCATCGTCGGCACTAATGCCCGTGCTCGTCGATCTTGGGTTGCCGCCATCATGAAG GACAACGAGAAGAGGAACATCTTAGCGATACAAACACTACGAAACACGATAATGGGCGCGACGCTAATGGCCACAACTTGCATCCTCCTCTGCTCAGGCCTCGCCGCCGTTTTAAGCAGTACTTATAGTATCAAGAAGCCTCTAAATGACGCCGTATATGGAGCTCATGGTGACTTCACAATGGCAATTAAATACGTAACCATCCTCACAATCTTTCTCTCCGCCTTCTTTACTCATTCTCTCTCCATTCGCTTCATCGGCCAAGTCAACATCCTTATCAACGCTCCTCAAGAACCTTCCTCTGATGATTTTGGCGGAATCGGAAGCTTCGTGACTCCTGAGTATGTCTCTGATCTACTAGAGAAAGCTTTCTTGCTTAACACGATAGGTAATAGGCTTTTCTACATGGGCTTGCCTTTGATGCTATGGATCTTTGGGCCTGTGCTTGTGTTCTTGGGTTCTTCGCTGATGGTTCCCGTTCTTTATAACCTCGACTTTGTGTTTATGTTGAGTAATAAGGAGAAGGGTAAAGTGGATTGCCATGAAAGGTTTTGA
- the LOC106370673 gene encoding transcription factor bHLH61: MDMEWTQISKQESNNHDDNYGDFFPSGRNLEYLCFNNPLQEDVNNIDHTFSSLMDLISQPPPLLHQPPQPSSSPTPFFSSSFDYPLLETLQDVTESPYYPPLGLSASQEGNNNDNSSPLVEESKTLMSTGETNKKKRDKKVVGQPSKNLMAERRRRKRLNDRLSMLRSIVPKITKMDRTSILGDAIEYMKELLDKINKLQELGSNSDLKDSLTTNQSMVRNSPKFEVDRREDNTHIDICCSTQPGLLLSTVGTLEINLGLEIQQCVISCFSDFSLQATCSEVAGQRECITSEDIKQALLKNAGYGGRCS, encoded by the exons ATGGACATGGAATGGACTCAAATAAGTAAGCAAGAGAGCAACAATCATGATGATAACTATGGCGATTTTTTCCCAAGTGGACGTAACTTAGAATACCTCTGCTTCAACAACCCTCTTCAAGAAGACGTTAACAACATTGATCACACTTTCTCTTCTTTGATGGATCTCATCTCTCAACCTCCTCCATTGCTTCACCAACCACCACAACCATCGTCCTCTCCTACTCCGTTTTTCTCCTCCTCTTTCGACTATCCTTTGCTCGAGACGTTACAAGATGTTACAGAATCTCCTTATTATCCTCCATTGGGGCTTTCAGCTTCTCAAGAAGGCAACAACAATGACAATTCTTCACCATTGGTGGAGGAAAGCAAGACCCTCATGAGCACTGGAGAAACGAACAAGAAAAAGCGTGATAAGAAAGTTGTAGGTCAACCCTCTAAGAACCTCATGGCGGAGAGACGGCGGAGGAAGCGGTTAAATGATCGGCTCTCCATGCTACGATCCATTGTCCCCAAAATCACCAAG ATGGATAGGACATCGATACTAGGAGATGCCATAGAGTACATGAAGGAGCTTTTGGACAAGATTAACAAGTTGCAAGAACTTGGAAGCAATTCTGATCTCAAGGACAGCCTCACTACAAACCAATCCATGGTCAGAAACTCCCCCAag TTTGAAGTGGATCGAAGAGAAGATAATACACACATAGATATATGTTGTTCTACACAACCGGGCTtgcttctatcaacggttggtACATTAGAGATTAATCTAGGCTTGGAGATTCAACAATGTGTCATTAGCTGCTTCAGTGACTTTTCACTACAGGCTACTTGTTCAGAG GTTGCTGGGCAGAGAGAATGCATTACTTCGGAAGATATAAAGCAAGCACTGCTCAAGAACGCAGGTTATGGAGGAAGATGTTCCTAG
- the LOC106372464 gene encoding probable beta-D-xylosidase 6, with product MNLQLTLTSLLFFTSAIAETFDSNPKFPCQPPQHSSYPFCNVSLSTTKRALSLVSLLTLPEKIGQLSNTAASVPRLGIPPYEWWSESLHGLADNGPGVSFNGSISSATSFPQVIVSAAAFNRTLWRGIGSAVAVEGRAMYNGGQAGLTYWAPNINVFRDPRWGRGQETPGEDPKVVSEYGVEFVRGFQEVKKTNVLKSSLGHDGHDDDDDDDDGEGKLMLSACCKHFTAYDLEKWGNFTRYDFNAVVTEQDMEDTYQPPFQSCIEDGKASCLMCSYNAVNGVPACARQDLLQKARVDWGFKGYITSDCDAVATIFDYQGYTNSAEEAVADAIKAGVDINCGTYMVRHTQAAIDKGKVSEEQIDRALLNLFAVQLRLGLFDGNPKQGRYAKLGANDICSSSHRELALEAARQGIVLLKNDHKLLPLKKRHVSSLAIIGPMANNISSMGGTYTGKPCQRKTLFTELLEYVKKTSYASGCSDVACDSPAGFKEAVAVTKGADFVIVVAGLDLTQETEDKDRVSLSLPEKQRDLVTSIAAASKKPVILVLTGGGPVDVTFAKTDPRIGSIVWIGYPGETGGRALAEILFGDFNPGGRLPMTWYPQSFSEVAMSDMHMRADLARGYPGRTYRFYTGPEVYKFGTGLSYTEFDYEILSAPTRLGLSEVIPQDSSHKKLLLQKGKGELRYLQLNDLAVDSCESLRFNVRFSVRNTGEMDGSHVLMLYSRMPKVLSGVPERQLIGFERVHVRSSEMVEAEFVIDPCKHLSVANDVGKRVIPLGVHDLVLGDLQHSLSLEF from the exons ATGAATCTTCAGTTGACCTTAACCTCACTTCTCTTCTTCACTTCCGCCATAGCCGAAACCTTCGATTCCAATCCAAAGTTCCCATGCCAACCTCCTCAACACAGCTCCTACCCCTTCTGCAACGTCTCTCTCTCCACAACCAAACGAGCTCTCTCCCTCGTCTCGCTCCTCACTCTCCCGGAGAAGATCGGCCAGCTCTCCAACACCGCCGCCTCCGTGCCCCGCCTCGGCATCCCGCCGTACGAGTGGTGGTCCGAGTCTCTCCACGGACTCGCCGACAACGGCCCCGGCGTCTCCTTCAACGGCTCGATCTCCTCCGCGACGAGCTTCCCTCAGGTGATCGTGTCCGCGGCGGCGTTCAACAGGACGCTGTGGCGCGGGATCGGATCCGCGGTGGCGGTGGAAGGGAGGGCGATGTATAACGGCGGGCAGGCGGGGCTGACTTACTGGGCGCCGAATATAAATGTGTTTAGGGATCCGAGGTGGGGGAGAGGGCAGGAGACTCCTGGGGAGGATCCTAAGGTTGTTTCTGAGTATGGTGTTGAGTTTGTTAGAGGGTTTCAGGAAGTTAAGAAGACTAATGTTTTGAAAAGTAGTCTTGGTCATGATggtcatgatgatgatgatgatgatgatgatggggaAGGGAAGCTTATGTTGTCTGCTTGTTGCAAGCATTTCACTGCTTATGATCTTGAGAAATGGGGGAATTTTACTAGATACGACTTCAATGCTGTG GTCACAGAACAGGACATGGAAGACACATACCAGCCCCCGTTTCAGAGTTGTATCGAAGATGGTAAAGCTAGCTGCCTGATGTGTTCATATAATGCAGTTAATGGGGTCCCTGCTTGTGCTCGACAAGACTTATTACAGAAAGCTCGAGTTGATTGGGGATTTAAAGG GTACATAACATCGGACTGTGATGCTGTGGCCACCATTTTCGATTACCAAGGATACACCAACTCAGCTGAGGAAGCTGTTGCTGATGCAATCAAAGCAGGCGTGGATATAAACTGTGGAACGTACATGGTTAGACACACACAAGCTGCGATCGACAAAGGTAAAGTGAGCGAAGAGCAAATAGACAGAGCTCTCCTCAACCTCTTCGCCGTTCAGCTCCGCCTCGGACTCTTCGACGGTAACCCAAAACAAGGACGTTACGCAAAGCTAGGAGCAAACGATATCTGCAGCTCAAGCCACAGGGAGCTGGCGTTGGAGGCAGCGAGACAAGGCATCGTGCTTCTGAAAAACGACCACAAGCTCTTACCTCTGAAGAAACGCCACGTGTCTTCTTTAGCAATCATCGGTCCAATGGCGAACAATATAAGCAGCATGGGCGGCACTTACACAGGCAAGCCTTGTCAAAGAAAGACTCTCTTCACTGAGCTTCTTGAGTACGTAAAGAAGACATCTTACGCCTCTGGCTGCTCCGACGTCGCTTGTGACTCCCCCGCCGGGTTTAAAGAAGCTGTTGCCGTCACCAAGGGGGCAGACTTTGTTATAGTCGTTGCGGGGTTAGACCTCACTCAAGAGACGGAGGATAAAGATCGAGTCAGTCTTTCTTTACCTGAGAAGCAGAGAGATCTTGTGACTTCGATCGCAGCAGCGAGTAAAAAGCCGGTGATTCTTGTTCTAACCGGTGGAGGACCGGTGGATGTAACCTTTGCTAAAACCGACCCGAGGATAGGAAGCATTGTCTGGATCGGTTATCCGGGTGAAACCGGTGGACGAGCGCTAGCTGAGATCTTGTTTGGTGATTTTAATCCGGGTGGGAGGTTGCCGATGACGTGGTATCCTCAGTCGTTTAGTGAGGTTGCGATGTCTGATATGCACATGAGAGCTGATTTAGCTCGTGGTTATCCAGGAAGAACGTATAGATTCTATACCGGACCGGAAGTTTATAAATTCGGAACCGGTTTAAGCTATACCGAGTTTGATTACGAGATTCTTTCAGCACCGACGAGGCTTGGCTTATCAGAAGTTATCCCACAGGACTCTTCACACAAGAAGCTGCTTCTCCAAAAGGGAAAAGGGGAGCTTAGGTACTTACAGCTAAACGATTTGGCGGTTGACTCTTGCGAGTCTCTTCGGTTTAACGTGCGGTTTAGCGTGAGGAATACGGGAGAGATGGATGGTAGTCATGTGTTGATGTTGTATTCTAGAATGCCTAAGGTTTTGTCTGGTGTTCCGGAGAGACAGCTGATTGGTTTTGAACGTGTTCATGTTCGGTCAAGTGAGATGGTGGAAGCAGAGTTTGTGATTGATCCTTGCAAGCACCTTAGCGTTGCGAATGATGTGGGGAAGAGAGTGATTCCTCTGGGGGTTCATGACTTGGTGTTGGGAGATTTACAGCATTCTCTGTCTCTTGAATTCTAA